The nucleotide sequence CGGAGCATCACATTCAATATATAAGCTTTGATATGGCACGTATGAGTAAAAGGTAAgtttatattaacattaaaatatatacgaaatgacaattttattctaattttttgtcttttttacagaaaaaaggTGAACGTTATGGGACGATTAGCAAACATTGCTTACAATGCTGTATTAAAGACTGGTATTTATCAGTCACAAAATCCTTATTACAATCAGAGAAATCTATTCTCACCACAAAACAATAATACGAGAAAACTTCACAAGACAAATTCAAGCTCGACTTTATCATCTAATTTAACCGACACCAAAAGCTCTTTTAATACTTCAATTAAAATGGATTATAACAGACAAACAAATTCCATACATGGTTCCGATTCAAATACAGAAATCAATAAAACAAATGAATTAAATCAAATCCAAAATAAAGTGAGGGAATGTTTTGCTAAGAGAGGAACTGTGCAAACTGGAATCATCAGAACAAATTGTGTAGATTGTTTAGATCGAACCAATACAGCTCAGTTTGCAATAGGAAAATGTGCTTTAGGGTTTCAGTTGTGTGCTTTGGGTGTACTAGAATCTCCTAAACTCGAATTTGATTCTGATTGCGTGAGGATGTTAGAAGAATTGTACGAGGATCATGGGGATACTTTAGCCTTGCAATATGGTGGTTCGCAACTAGTTCACAGAATTAAGACGTATAGGTAGATGAACGTTAGTACATTTAAAcgtagcaataataatataattttgattatacgAAACTATTGTCATTTAGAAAAACTGCTCCATGGACAAGTCAGGGCAACGATATTATGCAAACTTTAAGCAGATATTACAGCAATACGTTTAGTGACCAAGAAAAACAGCacacgattaatttatttctggGTAAATAAACATGTATCTGTCTAATCTTTACAaaacaatctataattattatcgcttAATTAATGTGCGTATATCTTAGGATTGTTCATACCTGAAGAAGGTAAGCCTCCAATATGGGAAATACTAACGGATTATTATCTCCATCATCTACCTGCTTGTCACTACTCGCGTAAAAGAAGACTTCTGACGCAATGGTGGGATAAAAGTGTATTGAAATGTCTTCCTTATGCACTTGACGAAGTAACCAAATCCTGTTCAGAAATGATACAAGTGCAAAATTCAATAGAAGAAATGATCGAcgtttattatgattatcataGGTAGTGTCacttatttcataattatacatattattattcatgtcATTAACTTGTTTTACGAAAAATGCCACAAATATTTTAGGCCTTATGAATTGTCCTTACTATCTGAAGTATACGCATATAAAATAAGTCACTCCGTTAGAGATTTTATGCCACACTTTACCACCTGCTATAGTCCATTTGCTGTTCGTGTACGACCAGGTAGACGGAGAGAGGAAGCAggtagtaaaaatttaaatatgaaaaatccATCTATGACTGGTCAGAGCAGTACGAGTAGTACAACGTCCAGCGCAAGGTACATATgacaaacatttaattatcaatCTTATTCTTTgaagttaattttataaatagaaatttatatttataattaactttaattaatgttatcaaTTATATGTTGCAGCTCAAGCGAGGATTCAAGTTCAGATGAAGATGAAAGCCATCAACAAATGGATGATTCTCAATTAATAACGTCTAAGGACAGTTCGGAATTAATATCATTCGAATCATTGTTTCCTTCCATGAAAGAAGTATATGGCACAGAACCAGAATATCCAAAACGGAATGATATTATTCTGTATAAAAAGTAACACAAtcattgtttcttttttataaatatgaaaaatgttttatatatttcaatattttccttCTTTCAGATTTGTTCTAATAGGGCGCAATGCAACATATCCCATAGATCATACTAAATTGcgttcaaaattaattcaacaAGCATTTGAATCTGCAGCTGCTGTAATTACGCTACCTAGTGTTAAAGACGCAAGCATAAGCATATACGAGCAATATGTGAAAAGAGCCATAGTATGTAAATGTGttgcatataattaaaatattgtataactttgtatatattcatgaataattttacagGTAGGTGGCATGATACCAAATCCAAATGATATGAATTTATATGAGGCTTACGCTGGTCAGTATAAACTGCTCATGAAACCAGCATGCTCTGGATAAGACAGTTAATTTCACGTTTTATAAATGGAACTTATTGTACATATCATATTGTAAATACTGAATATTGTTAATGTTATGTTAGCTTAGTGTCAATTTTGTATAtgcaattgttaataacttagatttatttaatgctCATTGTATGCAATTATATGCTTATTCTATATCTAAGAATTTCGtagaagttttattttattaaacattcaaGAAGAATAAAGTTGCGAAAGATCAGTTTACCagttgtaatttattttgatgccatatataagaaatatacatcTCCATTTCCGTAACATAGAAAATGGAATTGGATATTTAGTCTACTTCAGCTTCTTCTTTGGTCGGATATTATTCGTGTGGCCACACTTCTTCTTACGGCAATTAGTCGCTCGTGGATGAAGACGAGCGTAACACTTGCGACAGATCATTTTGTCACAGTTGTATTTTTGCGCAAGTATACGCAGCGTGGGTTCAATGACGCCTCCTCGGAGACGAAGTACCAGATGAAGGGTCGATTCTacaagagaaaagagaaagatacaTTCTCAAATACGTCCACAATAAGTCctccatttatattttttcaaatttttcaaaacttgATGCCGTATTTGGGATGTCGtactaaaaaatttagcttttATTCTCATGATAACTTGGGCTGCGTTCAGAAACATCACCCGAgtgctgaaaatctatagtgcaCGTAACATTTGCTTTACAGCGCTCGGTTTCTGAATGCATCCctgataaagataaaaaaatttaatttaacgttaCATATGTTCGCACCTTTTTGGATGTTGTAATCGGAGAGAGTGCGCCCATCCTCCAGCTGTTTGCCAGCGAAGATGAGTCGCTGCTGATCCGGTGGAATTCCCTCCTTGTCCTGGATCTTGGCCTTGACATTCTCGATGGTATCGGAGGCTTCGACCTCGAGGGTGATGGTCTTACCCGTGAGGGTCTTCACGAAGATCTGCATGGCGGTTTACCTGAATTGCAACAGAATCGAGAGAGCCGTAAGCTTTCGTTCACGATTAAATATCACGTGTGCACGCGATGCTGAGGGCAACCTCGTTCGACTATTCGAGAGTGCTGCGAGACGTGATCGGAATCGTTTTCGGTTTGAAATTTCTATCGAGAGAGTAAATTGGATCGTGCGAGAAACAAACACTGAAATTTAGAATGATCCAAGAAACTTCAACGTTGACAACGCAGTgtcgtcacgcgtcgcgtcgcgtcgcgtttgTTTTTCAGATTCCACAGGCCACCTGTGTTCAATAATTACccggatttttttttgcaaaaagcGAGTATAGCAAAAATAATTGAGCTCACCactgaaataaatgaatacGTGCAGTTATGAGGGAAGATTCGGAAATAAGTGTCACGCTTACCGTTCCGACAACGTGCTGCTATCGAAACCAACCTAAAAGAACTCGAGCATGGCCGCGCCGCCACTTCCGTCGACAAAGCGGAAATACGACTCGCGCGACATCTTGCCGAGCGAGATTGGGAGTTGGGAGTTTGTCGACTTGTGTGTCGTTTGGAAAGCATCCCATCGTGATCGTCCATCGTCCACGACCTGCGCAGTTCGCAGCGATCAATGCTGTCGATAGTGTCGATTtaagtatgtacatacgtcaACGAGACGAAATATTAATAGGCTGTGACTTCTGGAACGTTAGGTTTGCTCAAACACGtagaatagaatatattttctattactttCCATTTAATGACACAAAATATACATCGTTCCATCTTTCTTGACATATAATGagtaaaaatttgtagaaaGAACCGTCGGCTTTGTGTCACTAAATGGCAAGCACTCGTTAACAAACGATGCTAAACAcgtaaatttcaaattaatgttTCCGTTCAAGTAATTACTGTGCTTAGAATTTGCTGCTTCGagaaaatcgcgcgcgcgtgctttTTTTAACACTCCGTCTGTTCTTCTTTGAACAACTTTctgaactggtgcacactggtgcaataagttagaatgagACAAGCATATTTTGTTTCGCTCCAACTTATTGCACCAGTGTGCACCAGTTCGAGAAGATCTTCGAAAAagaacagatatatatatatatatcatccaCGACCACGATTTTGGAAAATTCCGTATGCGTATTAAATGAATTGTTGCATCAATCACCAATCCACGCGGTTCTAACGTTTGCTAAAGCGTCTCGAATTCTGTACGCAAGATAATAGACACGGCGGCGATTAGATCGGTGACGCAGATACAGAAGTTCCCGATCTGATTCGCGCAGTCAAACGAGTCGACCAATCGCGACACGCGAGGAATTGCTGTCCCGGCTGCGATTGGTCGGGCCGCTTCTGTCACTTTTTGAACGCTTCTCAGTTCACGTTTCGCCGACGTCGAATCCTTCGGAAATCGCGGGCGTCTCTTCTCGAAAGAATTCCAAATCGCGCGTTTGGCCACTTCGGAACGCGTTACGATGAGTCACAAACGAATCGTAATTCGTGTCTCTTGCGTTCGCAGGAAATTCACGTGCGCTCGAGTATCATGTAGAAAAGTGTCGTAGCATCCGTCGACGCGGATCGAACGCGATGCGTGAAGCTGCCATTATGCGCCGTTACAAAGTCATTCCAAGGGAGTAATTATTACAGTGACTATCGCTAGACGCCCGGTCCACGGAAACAGCTAACATCACGGAAGAGAAAAAGGTTCgatttttccttaaaaatttattttttataaacaaattttttaattattatctatacgATTATTGTaggaaaatatcaatatattacttttaattaattaataatatatatacttttttatctattattaatgtttaaaaagatGTGAAGAAATGATGTTAAGGTGTTCTACGCGTCACTTTGCGAGAAGGTATGTTTAAGCGGCGAGTGACgatcgttattttttatgaagGTGGAAAACGAGAGAGAAGTCAATAACAAGCTCCTCGAGGGTATCTCGAGATATGTTTGCGGATTATCTCTCGCGGTAATACGTTTGTGCAATTTCGCACTTGCGACTGCAGGCATGCCCGCGCGTATACGTGCACGTCCCGTGTGCAAGTCCGTATCCGGCTTTCCGAGGGGAGACGAGGATCCCACGCCTCGGACCCGAGCGATATGCAAATTTCAGTAGTAACCCTTAAACTTTACGCCCTGACCTAGATGCTCACCTGTCTGAAGAGCAGCGGAGATGTCTCGCGATTATGCGCGATTTACCATGTCGCCTACTCAGTTGCAAACGCGAGATCCTCGCGGTAACGCCAAAGAGAAAATCATTAAGCATGTACTCTCGTACCGTCCGTTATTCATATCCTTCCGCGATTAATTGCAACTGCGAGAAGTGGACGAAAGGTGGGCATGAATTCGTAAAATAACCAATTAAGATTTCCAAgaacagaaattaattttaatattattaaatttttaaaataaaattaatcttaaattaattgagataagaaaatatattttccatctCGTTTAACACATATCAAACAAATTAGatgtttaaattacatttaaattagatatttataagtCTCTTTTGTTCGAGATATGTTAAACAAATTAGAGGATTCGAGATTCAAACATTTccaaatcttttttatacaaaatgtattgAGCAAATTTGATGATTCAAATATGTTCATAAATCTCTTGTTCTGTTTAACCTATGTTGTGCACACCTCTTCGAAATTACGTATTATGCACAGGAGGTATGTCATACCCCAGTCActtaaaacgtttattacagaCGTACAATTCGTTATTTTGACTCAAACAAAATTGCTGGCTATTGTTCAAAGCTTCCAAAATAAGGTCTAATaggtttcattaatattttgcaacataaaagaattataaatgatatgttaactaaaaaaaccgaaaaatggACTCTTCactaaaaaatgcataaaaaattcaatttttaatattttttaataatttttgcgggattattttcttgaaatactacactttcaagaaaaaatgttagttCATAGCGGagttgaaaaatgtatatttattttgctatgAAGTCACGCGTTTTTCAACTTCTCACCACTGCCAAGAGCACTGCCAAGAGACTAAAGCCGGGCGGGCAAAACTATGTATAGGATCTTGAAGTGTTATTCCTAGACTACAGGTAAATGCCAGCACAGGTCCCGATTCGCATTGTACGTattagaaaaacgcgtttgaaaATACGCTGGGGTATCTCCTACCCCCGGTGCACAACAAAGGTTAagttatattgaataaattggATAATTTGAAGATCAGATACTTATAAATCTCTTTcgttcaaaatatattaaataaagtgaaCGATCCGAGGATCAGATATTCATAAATCTCTTTTATTCAAAATGCATTAAGAAATTGAATGAGTCAAGGCTCGGATGTTTATAAAACTCTTATTCTGTTCAAGGATTGAATAAATCGAATGATTCGCGCGAATGATTCGGATACTtgtaaatcttttttgtttaaaatatattagataatCCAAATATCGGATATTCTCAAATCCTTTTTTGCTTAAGATATATCAAACAACTCGGACGATTCAATGAtcgaaaaattagattttccAGAACGAACTCCTTTCGCGATTCCCTTTTTAATTCGCCCACATTTTCATATCGCGATCATTTTTCCGCCTTTCTTCCGTCTGCGCATCCGCCGGACGCATTCCATAAACTCGAATGAGTTTCGCGATACTGCGAAGAAGAAGCTTTAcgactctctctctgtctcctcGAGCGTTTCGTTGAGAATTGCGCATTTCTCCCAAGTCACCGCGTTTCACGCCGGGGGGGAATAGATAGGGGAAGACGCCGCGAGTTGGGGGAGGCGAAAACGCGAAAAGTGCCCTATAAATTTCGCCGTACAATGGAAGACCGTGGAAAATCGTCGACGGCCGACGATCGATCTAAGGTATTTGCGCTCGAACGAGTGTTGCGACACTTGTTGGCGCGTTTGAGCCCGCGTCTTCTCCTCCTCCACTTTTACTGTCGACGGAGATCACCGGCGTGTATCATTATCGTGATTATCGATCGATTTTCTACTTCCTCGCCTTCGGTGAACAATTACCATGACCGATCTATCACCCGGAGTGCCGAGCGATATCTAGGCCGAAATCAAATTGCTGGTCTCTCAGATGCAAAGTACGGCCGATAACTGGATTTTCCTTCGTCCAGGTGGACCGGTGCCGGTGGTGCGATTGTGAAGAGCCAGCAGATTGCGTAATCCGATGGATATATCAGAGGGATAGGAATACGCCCCGCGTCCATAACATACGTACCGAAGGAGAAATCGATGGGGAGTAAAATTCCGCTTCCTGACGACCCGGTGAGTACGAATTTCAATAGGATTTCATTTTACAACCGCTCGATAAGATTGATTTCTCGGCttgtatctttatttcgtTTCATGGCGCAGATTTAATGGATTATTGTACCTTAAATATTTGACAGCGAATAAATGTTTAccctgtaaaaaatattttcctcgTGGAAACAATAAGAGATAGAGGGAAGTTTTCGCTTCCGTCGTATCTCTCGATTCGCAAATAACGGCATGTTAGCGATATCAGCAGAAACACGGAAACAAGCGAAACGTATAGCGTATTTATGCGATGGCTTATGTATTGTAGTTGTGTAATGGGATCCGCAGCTTCTTACTATCAAATGCAAACGCGGAGCACCGTGCTCCGTTGTGTAAATAAGCTATGCTTACCGACGAGATAGCCGACCGACCGGGCGTATCACCAATCATTTGCCTAGACTAATCAACGTGCCGCGCTCTTGTGACGTGGTTTAAATTAGAGGACGGCGCGGGGCTCGGATCGCCGTGGCTTCGGGTTGCATTTGAATTGTGTATGAGTAAGCCCGGGTTAATGGTTAAACCCGACACGTGTAGCCGACGTTCATTTCGGTATGACCCGCGATAAACTTTGCCGTCGTACACGACCCTATCCCGCGGCATCTCGCATAAATAATCGTTATCGGCTAATTGAAAAGGGACCCGATTACGGACAACGTCCGTGTTAATCCATCGACGAACGCTGCTCACGAAGATGTTCTCCGCTTCTGCGCCGAGATGACCGAGTTAATGATAAATTCACGCCCGAATCTAATCCGCCGAGGGTtatcgaaaacaaaaaaaaaccgcgTTTAAAATCGTACGTTAACGAATTCGCGATAACGGTGTTAGTGTGATCGAATCGCATTATGGCCGTGACGCACGCGGCTGCCCTTTATTTATACGGAACTATCGTGCGAGAGCTCCACGGTAATATTTACTCTTCCCTCTAAAGGAAAGAGGATTTCAACCGCGGACAACGGTGCCGCTGTTATTCTCGAGAACCGTCGTAGTGTTGTTGCTCGCTCCCTCATCCCTTTCTTATCCGCCGTATTTGGTCGAGGGTATAGCTTGCTAGGGGATGAAGCAGCGTGTGAAGAATCTGTTCCGAACACGCGAGTTTACACCAGTTACAGCTTACGCACGTGTAACCGAAGAATTCGATAAAGAGATAGATTTCAGACAATAGAACGACGTTAATgatacttcttttttctctatatGAATTAGCTGTCCGTGATTAATTGAATTTGCGTGTCGTTCCACGCGTCGCGATGAGAGACACGGAGCTTTTACGCGAAACGTAGTTATGTGCTCCTCGCGAGAGGCGCTCCGGAACTTTACAATCGTcggtatacgtatatacgtacaaTACGTAAAGTATACTCGTAATCTAAAAGGAACCGCATCGCTCTCTAAGGACAGATAAACCGCGCCTTTCGATCTTCCCAGGATCTACGGTTGCCTTTAAACTCTGCATTACCGGTGAGCGTACGCCCTGGATATGAAAGTTTCATAACCGAgggcgcgccgcgccgcgccgtgcagCGGCGTACTTCCGTTccctttaataaaatatttttatttgtcgtAAAAATAGACGACCCCGGACTCGCCGGGGCTCGCTAATACCGCGTCGCCTCGGAAAAATCTCAAGTCGCGCGGTAAAACTTGCGCCGTGGAAAGTTATTTTTTCGAAAGCCCGTTTCCCCGCAATTATGGGGAGTTtccttctttcatttttttaaatttatcgttaCGCGCGCGTAAACACAAATACCTGTAGCTAAATACACATGTATGCCTTTCgagtatatgtatgtacatacatatacacgcgCAAATTCAAATCGGTCGGACGAAGCCTCGAGCCGATTGATCGCACGATGTCAAGGGGGCAAATAATTGATTACGCGCACTTTCGCAACCGGGTCGCGATACATCGGGGACGACGCGCGGAGATTGGGTCGCTCTAACCCCTTTCCGGGTTTCATGAAAAACCATCAATGATGGACCGCGGCGGTGTGGGATCGCCAGCATTGACGTCACGATATCCCAGACGGAGGGGAGGTCAAAACGGCGAATGCATGAACGTTAATCCTAATCATGTTCGTCTCTCGTGTCGCCACGGCCGCGTAACGAGCAGGGCACGATCTCATCAGGATGGGGTGTCTCTCCACTGTCGGTAGCGTCACGTTATAGCATGAAGATAGGTCGAGTTTACCCGCGGACCGAACTAATAATGGAAAAGCTCGTCCGAGTTAGTAAGATCATTAAACTGGCGCgatccccctccccctccccctcctccttCCTCTTTTACCCTCCCTCGCGATATATTCGGACGGAACTGAAGCCTAACTTAACGCGAACTCGTTCAACAACGCTTAACCTTTCATGACACTTTGACCCCGAATCGCGGTCGCGCGTTTACCTGGTAACAACGCGCCTCTGGACCACGGCCCTCCGCAGAGAGACTCGGCGAATTATCgggctcgctcgctcgctcgttcgctcgcggTCAACACGAACGTTCCTCGCCGCAAGCTCTCGCTGCAGTTGCCCagctctttttctctttgtccGTTCTGTACAACAGCCGCGTACCATCGCGGGCCGGTTACTCGACCGTGGAAAATCAGAAAAGTGCAATCAAGAATTGTTGCCATGGGTCGCGCAGCGCAGCGGATCGAGCGCCGGGATTTAATCGCAGCTGTGTGATCCACGCCAGTAATTACGGTTCATTGACGGACGAGCGGCCGTCGTCCGCTCCTTTTACCTCGATTTCCGATCCGGATCTCACGTAATCCACACTGTTTCACGGTTTTCCGATGGACGTATTCGAAGGGACCGGAGTCATGCCGACGTGTCGCGCTGAGTCGCGCTCTCTCACGATACGTATATCGTATCGCGCACTCTTCCCCCATCACTTTTGTTGGCTTTGCTTTTACGTGGAGTCTTCAAGAAACTGCCGAAAGTTATTTTCGGTATACCGATACAACGAACGATGCGTTTATATACGTGCTTTACCCTCGCGGTGTTATTAAAACTTGCTAACGTGGcaactattaataataagcaCGGCTGCGTTCGAGAGCGCTCTGCTGACTTAAGAGTTTCTCGAGCAACGCGAAGGTTTTGTTTTAGAATACTGGGGTACTTAGCCGTCGGGGTGTATATGAGATCGTCTTACAAACTCCGTAGTGTTACATGATAATATCGATTCAACAGTACATTACCTCGTATGTATAGGAAATTTTGGGTATTGATTATAAGAGCGGAAATACATAGAAGCATGCGCGTGTCTGTCGTATGTATTAGATGGAATATTGTCCGCCTTTTATCTGTTCGCCAAATCGTATAGGTATGTGGGCAgagtttaaattgtatttacaaTATCGAATTATGCAATGAATTATGCGAGTTTCATTTCCCGATGTTtcggaaataataataatcgccACTTTACAATGTACACAAATCgcaaatctaaaaatatcgcATTGACAATACAAAATTTGGGGTCGCCGGATAGGTATTTGCGCGGAAACGCGTCAAACAACAGGTATAGTCTGGCTGGAGTGCTGGGCAATTACGACAGCACGGGCTGTTCGTTGCAGCACGTCTGTGTGTCTGTATGTACCTGTTATATATCAGCGTATATGTAACATACACGGCGCGATGCAAGCGAGGCTGCCAGCACGTTTCTTGCAAAGTGTACTCCTGTAGCCTTTCGATAAAAGTAAAACGATATGCAAAAAGTGggacaaattaaaaagttaaattcaTTTCCGCAGCACTTAACACATTCGAGGCTTTTTGCCTTTCATTAGCtcgctctttttttctcatcaTATTATCACTCGTCACGTCACGTGCCTGCTAGTTGtcgcttttctttctttctctctctctttttttgtgATTATTTCCGCCCGTTATCGTCATTCAAGCGGGGACACGAAACGCGACGGTCGAAACGgcagattttttttcccgtGTCCGCGAGGTGAATGGGAACTGAGGGAGATGCGCCACCACGTCGTAtccgtgtacatatatatgtgagGGTGAAATATCGGTTGCATCGGGAGgtaaaagagaaaggagagggCAGCGTGCAGTTTCGAACGCTATAGATAGGTCCAACCGCGTGCAGGTAGGACACGCAATGCAGTTTTGTAGAAATTGGGTCAGCGAATTTTCGGGTTAGAGAGAGACAAAGGGTGAGAGAGATCGTGGGAGGATAATTGAAACGAGAGGGACGATGCGCGAAGGCGAAAAGAGACGGAAAACGCGTCGAAGTAGAAGCGATGAGAGAAATAGTCgcgagagagggggagagagagagagagagagagagagagagagagagagagagagagagagagagagagagagagacagaaagagaagGCGAGAAACAGAGGGCTTCGAGAGATATAGTATATGCAATAGTTGCGAGCGAGAGAAGAGATAGCCGGGGATGCTGGACCCCAGGGTTGGAAGGTTGTTGTCATCGGCGTCGCCATGGTAAGGGATGACCGCGAGATACTGCGGATCAGACCGCACGAGAAGAAGAGCGCCGCGTTACGAGGGGTAGAAtagatagagaaaaagagcgGAAGAAAGCGAAGAAGAAATAGTAGGGGGAgttaaatgtatgtaaattaaaCGTCCTTCGACTTTATTTAGCGCGAGAGAGTTTaaaagcgcgcgcgagaaagcgACTCGCTCGTTTCACCCCCGGCGGAATACTGCCGAATAAGGTACTCCGCTTGCGAATACCTTATTTCTTCGGCGTCGGGAACGAGAGCCGTCGTATTCGGGACTTGTTTTCCAAGAACCGCGACTATAAATCTGAAGAAGAGAGTCTTCATTCTCGATGCTCTCTGTATATGAAATTAGATGACTCGCTACCGTCTTTTGCCAGCCGGCAGAGAGTTGAACTATATATATTCGACTATAGAATTAAATAGGTAGAAACGGGAATAAACTTCGTAAAACGCGCGCGATCGTTgactgttattattttataacgtaGAATcgattcttatattttattatacgaaCGCATCTCGAACAGAAAACTTGTGGACAGCGATTACAGCAGTTTTCCATATATTAAAAGGGCGAAATTTTACGCGATCGATGCTAGTTCGATCGAACCATTGTTTATTCGCGGATCAATCTGAGGAAAAGGCGATCAATGATCGCGACATCGCGTTTATCGGAGCGGCCTGCCCGTTGTCTCGAAATATGATGTTCTCCGGGGCGAGTTCGCTTCCTCATTAGCGAAAGGACGACGAAAGGACGGCGTTCTGTAATTAACGATACGAAGTGTCGAATAGCGGCGCGGGAGCTGGCGCGGCAGACGAAACGCGCGGCGGCAGCAGGTCTTCCTTTGACTCGCGAAACCAGACCGGAAGCGAAGGCGGCTGCGCCGCCGGCTTCCGGCGCAAAACCGCGCTACCGGCACGTCATTTCGCGTCGCACAATTGCGAAAGGCGCATTCGCGCGGCGCCGTTTCCACGTCTATCACGATAGTATTGTAATGGCGCGATGAATGAAAGGCCCGCCCACGCCAACGAGCACGGCAACGATTTCGTGCGGAGCGAACAAACTTCCAAAGCGCTGAAATTGCGACTTATTGTGCCGACGTGGAAAATTGCGGATTTTATCTTTCGCCTGTGCACGCACGCGAATTGTTACGCGCTGGTAATGAGACGCGCGCCTCGAAACGCGCGTGTAGCAAGCAAGGTGTTGTTACTAAGCCAATCTtgttcttctctttctccatgcaccctccctccctttctctctttccttctctacAATAAAACGCGCTTCTTTAAAATTCTACCAGGTGCTGATTAAAACAAACGCGAGGAAACGatattgctttaataaaactttatacaaTTCGATAACGTGATTTAGAAATAGGCCGTTATATATTGTTTGTTGTACTTATATATCTACGAGAAACGTACTTACAACTCGCGCATATTATACGCATCGCTTGTTCTGACAAAGTTTGGAAAGCACATTTTACCGCGTCCCTGTAGAACCATCTTGTTCCAAGCAGTA is from Temnothorax longispinosus isolate EJ_2023e chromosome 10, Tlon_JGU_v1, whole genome shotgun sequence and encodes:
- the Fig4 gene encoding polyphosphoinositide phosphatase isoform X3; amino-acid sequence: MEEQSKPTMVFHPIISSIQKIALYETKSRFYLMGSNNTLTRFRVLKIDRMEPRELVVVDDKREYTQDEIKDLVNMIDMGNRTRAGQRNNVGGVARVVSAFGIVGFIRFLEGYYIILVTKRRRVAVIGHHTIYKIEDTSMIYIPNDIIRIFHPDEQRYVKMFQSIDLSSNFYFSYSYDISHTFQSNMAPPTCIKSDVPTDMPASQKESEESDESEDFFNMWAFRKDWQNECKGEKYMDYGIRSNPQRRFVWNSHLLKPVEKDLHPEWILYVIHGFIGQSNVSIFGRSMYVTVIARRSNKYAGTRFLKRGANFDGDVANEVETEQIVHDSGVSSLSKGRFSSFVQMRGSVPAHWSQDVSKMVPKPTIICDLSDPYVETAGAHFNQLLKRYGSPIIILNLVKKREKKKHESTLSEELSMAVKYLNQFLPPEHHIQYISFDMARMSKRKKVNVMGRLANIAYNAVLKTGIYQSQNPYYNQRNLFSPQNNNTRKLHKTNSSSTLSSNLTDTKSSFNTSIKMDYNRQTNSIHGSDSNTEINKTNELNQIQNKVRECFAKRGTVQTGIIRTNCVDCLDRTNTAQFAIGKCALGFQLCALGVLESPKLEFDSDCVRMLEELYEDHGDTLALQYGGSQLVHRIKTYRKTAPWTSQGNDIMQTLSRYYSNTFSDQEKQHTINLFLGLFIPEEGKPPIWEILTDYYLHHLPACHYSRKRRLLTQWWDKSVLKCLPYALDEVTKSCSEMIQVQNSIEEMIDVYYDYHRPYELSLLSEVYAYKISHSVRDFMPHFTTCYSPFAVRVRPGRRREEAGSKNLNMKNPSMTGQSSTSSTTSSASSSEDSSSDEDESHQQMDDSQLITSKDSSELISFESLFPSMKEVYGTEPEYPKRNDIILYKKFVLIGRNATYPIDHTKLRSKLIQQAFESAAAVITLPSVKDASISIYEQYVKRAIVGGMIPNPNDMNLYEAYAGQYKLLMKPACSG
- the Fig4 gene encoding polyphosphoinositide phosphatase isoform X4, yielding MVYHGFIRFLEGYYIILVTKRRRVAVIGHHTIYKIEDTSMIYIPNDIIRIFHPDEQRYVKMFQSIDLSSNFYFSYSYDISHTFQSNMAPPTCIKSDVPTDMPASQKESEESDESEDFFNMWAFRKDWQNECKGEKYMDYGIRSNPQRRFVWNSHLLKPVEKDLHPEWILYVIHGFIGQSNVSIFGRSMYVTVIARRSNKYAGTRFLKRGANFDGDVANEVETEQIVHDSGVSSLSKGRFSSFVQMRGSVPAHWSQDVSKMVPKPTIICDLSDPYVETAGAHFNQLLKRYGSPIIILNLVKKREKKKHESTLSEELSMAVKYLNQFLPPEHHIQYISFDMARMSKRKKVNVMGRLANIAYNAVLKTGIYQSQNPYYNQRNLFSPQNNNTRKLHKTNSSSTLSSNLTDTKSSFNTSIKMDYNRQTNSIHGSDSNTEINKTNELNQIQNKVRECFAKRGTVQTGIIRTNCVDCLDRTNTAQFAIGKCALGFQLCALGVLESPKLEFDSDCVRMLEELYEDHGDTLALQYGGSQLVHRIKTYRKTAPWTSQGNDIMQTLSRYYSNTFSDQEKQHTINLFLGLFIPEEGKPPIWEILTDYYLHHLPACHYSRKRRLLTQWWDKSVLKCLPYALDEVTKSCSEMIQVQNSIEEMIDVYYDYHRPYELSLLSEVYAYKISHSVRDFMPHFTTCYSPFAVRVRPGRRREEAGSKNLNMKNPSMTGQSSTSSTTSSASSSEDSSSDEDESHQQMDDSQLITSKDSSELISFESLFPSMKEVYGTEPEYPKRNDIILYKKFVLIGRNATYPIDHTKLRSKLIQQAFESAAAVITLPSVKDASISIYEQYVKRAIVGGMIPNPNDMNLYEAYAGQYKLLMKPACSG